From the genome of Anoplopoma fimbria isolate UVic2021 breed Golden Eagle Sablefish chromosome 1, Afim_UVic_2022, whole genome shotgun sequence, one region includes:
- the si:ch211-136a13.1 gene encoding HHIP-like protein 1, whose amino-acid sequence MTGQTCSLQDPHLLLLVLLLLFQAWRGCCHPQCLDYKPPFEPRQPLAFCKEYSKFGCCDLEKDEEISVKFYTIMDNFDHSGYMTCAQYIRNILCQECSPYAAHLYDAEDANTPMRMLPGLCGDYCSNYWQQCRYTLSLLLEDSENPLQFANLTASIEEDRRKFCNFLELKDKQYCYPNVLSNSELNANLGSVREDPTGCLELCLQEVANGLRNPVAMIHANDGTHRFFVAEQLGYVWVYLANGSRIDRPFLNLTRAVLTSPWSGDERGFLCIALHPRITTVRKAYVYYSVSVKKEERIRVSEFMLLLHDDNQLDHSSERTILEVVEPASNHNGGQLLFGHDGYLYIFIGDGGRAGDPFGKFGNSQNKSTLLGKVLRVDVDNNDDGDPYSIPSDNPFLGEKEARPEIYAYGVRNMWRCSIDRGDPITGQGGGRMFCGDVGQNKYEEVDLIVKGGNYGWRAKEGFSCYDRKLCQNSSLDDILPIFAYPHKLGKSVTGGYIYRGCQMPNLNGIYIFGDFMSGRLMSLKENVTSGEWQYNEICMGKDQTCRFPKLINSYYKYIISFAEDEAGELYFLATGAPSATARAGVVYKIVDPSRRAAPGKCSIKPSPIKIKGKLIHFYPKEEFVINKKPTTTPVPTTTTRKTTTKAPPRRKTPIIIIKPPLPTRKTSRKTPLPPTTATTTRKTTLQTTRKTTRKTSPPPTAPTLKATTTIKTTSATTIKPTTIPTTVQMTMATTPATTSPTGYRTTIMTAAFSRIAQIPITTLPTRRHGRPLQYTPITTSQPLTPPPPPPSPSTTSLKLPKMALTSPQYSERPEALTTPRVPYWSQNPTPSGYKPQRTPINTNLPKSQEDRLRLGEKLESAGEVNQVYKRPRGRGRGHKRGRGGRRLRVGSVRLISADGLSDRGRVEIFIRGEWGTVCDDLFNSKAGAVVCRQLGFTTALAVMKRAALGEADRSVKILLDDVECEGRERSLLECKRSRVGKHNCSHGEDVGVICG is encoded by the exons ATGACCGGACAGACCTGTAGTTTGCAGGAccctcacctccttctcctcgtCCTGCTGCTGCTATTCCAGGCCTGGCGGGGGTGCTGTCACCCCCAGTGTTTGGACTACAAGCCTCCGTTTGAGCCCCGGCAGCCACTGGCTTTCTGTAAGGAGTATTCCAAGTTTGGATGCTGTGATCTGGAAAAAGATGAGGAGATATCAGTCAAGTTCTACACCATCATGGACAACTTTGACCATTCAGGTTATATGACCTGTGCCCAGTACATACGCAACATCCTCTGCCAG GAGTGTTCTCCATACGCCGCCCACCTGTACGATGCTGAAGATGCTAACACACCCATGCGCATGCTGCCTGGACTGTGTGGTGATTACTGCTCCAACTACTGGCAGCAGTGTCGATACACGCTCAGCCTCCTCTTGGAGGACTCGGAGAACCCGCTGCAGTTTGCAAACCTGACTGCATCGATAGAAGAAGATCGCAGAAAGTTCTGCAATTTTCTGGAGCTGAAGGACAAACAGTACTGCTATCCTAATGTATTGTCAAATTCAG AGTTAAATGCAAACCTGGGCTCCGTACGTGAGGATCCCACAGGATGTCTGGAGCTGTGCTTGCAGGAGGTGGCCAACGGGCTCCGTAACCCAGTGGCCATGATCCACGCAAATGACGGGACTCATCGATTCTTTGTGGCGGAGCAGCTGGGTTATGTATGGGTCTACCTGGCCAACGGCTCCAGGATCGACCGTCCTTTCCTCAACCTCACCCGTGCCGTCCTCACATCGCCGTGGTCTGGAGACGAGAGGGGGTTCCTCTGCATAGCCCTACACCCAAG GATCACCACGGTCAGAAAAGCCTATGTGTACTACTCTGTGTCTGtcaagaaggaggagagaataCGTGTCAGCGAGTTCATGCTGCTGTTACATGATGACAACCAACTGGACCACTCCTctgagag GACCATTCTTGAGGTGGTAGAGCCTGCATCCAATCACAATGGAGGACAGCTTCTATTTGGCCATGATGGGTACTTGTACATCTTCATTGGTGATGGTGGCCGAGCTGGGGACCCATTTGGAAAGTTTGGCAACTCACAGAACAA GTCAACACTCCTTGGCAAGGTGCTGCGTGTTGATGTTGACAACAATGACGATGGCGACCCGTATAGCATCCCCTCAGACAACCCATTCTTGGGGGAGAAGGAGGCTCGACCTG AGATTTATGCCTATGGAGTTCGAAACATGTGGCGTTGCTCCATTGACCGAGGTGACCCCATTACCGGCCAAGGCGGAGGCAGGATGTTTTGTGGTGACGTAGGCCAGAACAAATATGAAGAGGTGGACCTCATTGTTAAAG GAGGCAACTATGGATGGCGGGCCAAAGAAGGCTTCAGCTGCTACGATCGCAAACTCTGTCAAAACTCCTCGCTAG ATGACATCTTGCCTATCTTTGCTTACCCCCACAAGTTGGGCAAATCAGTGACAGGAGGATACATCTACAGAGGCTGTCAGATGCCCAACCTCAATGGAATCTACATCTTTGGGGATTTCATGAGCGG GCGTCTGATGTCTCTGAAGGAGAATGTCACTTCAGGTGAATGGCAGTACAATGAGATCTGCATGGGAAAAGACCAGACCTGCAGATTCCCCAAACTCATCAACAGTTACTATAAATACATCATCTCTTTTGCTGAGGATGAAGCTG gggAACTGTATTTCTTAGCCACCGGAGCCCCGAGTGCCACAGCTAGAGCAGGAGTCGTCTATAAAATAGTGGACCCTTCCAG GCGAGCAGCACCAGGAAAATGCAGCATCAAGCCTTCACCTATTAAGATAAAGGGAAAACTGATTCACTTCTACCCCAAAGAAG AGTTCGTAATCAACAAGAAACCAACCACCACACCTGTACCCACGACAaccacaagaaaaacaacaacaaaagcaccaccaagaagaaaaacaccaataataataataaaaccaccaTTGCCAACAAGAAAAACTTCAAGAAAAACACCACTACCACCAACAacggcaacaacaacaagaaaaacaacattacagacaacaagaaaaacaacgaGAAAAACTTCACCACCACCAACAGCACCAACCTTAAAAGcaactacaacaataaaaacaacctcagcaacaacaataaaaccaacaacCATACCAACAACTGTGCAGATGACCATGGCAACAACCCCCGCCACAACCTCACCCACTG GTTATCGCACAACCATCATGACTGCAGCCTTCTCTAGGATTGCTCAAATCCCAATCACCACACTTCCAACCAGGAGACACGGGAGACCCCTTCAGTACACCCCTATTACCACTTCTCAACCTTtgaccccaccaccacctcctccttctccatccACAACATCCCTTAAACTACCCAAGATGGCTCTGACCTCTCCACAATACTCTGAGCGTCCTGAAGCGTTGACCACGCCAAGAGTGCCATATTGGAGCCAGAATCCCACGCCATCAGGCTACAAGCCCCAGAGAACACCAATCAACACAAACCTGCCTAAATCACAGGAAGACAGGCTACGTCTCGGAGAGAAGCTGGAAAGCGCCGGGGAGGTTAACCAAGTATATAAGAGGCCTCGAGGAAGAGGTCGCGGCcacaagagaggaagaggaggaagaaggctGCGGGTCGGCTCGGTGCGACTGATAAGCGCCGATGGTTTATCAGATCGAGGTAGAGTGGAGATATTTATCCGTGGTGAGTGGGGGACAGTGTGCGATGACCTTTTCAACAGCAAAGCAGGTGCTGTAGTTTGTCGACAGCTTGGGTTCACCACGGCATTGGCGGTGATGAAGAGGGCTGCGCTGGGGGAGGCAGACCGCAGCGTCAAAATCCTGTTGGACGATGTGGAGTGTGAGGGCCGGGAGAGATCGCTGCTGGAGTGCAAGAGGTCCAGGGTGGGGAAACACAACTGCTCACATGGGGAAGATGTGGGGGTGATCTGCGGTTAG